A portion of the endosymbiont of Galathealinum brachiosum genome contains these proteins:
- a CDS encoding flagellar motor protein MotA codes for METMVRFFQTGGAFMYPILIVFAIGLAIATERFIKLGSVSRANRKVWDEVHPMLEEGDFDKARELIADDTSTIASLLNMGLARQGSVRRRDDIEIAMEESMMEIIPQLEKRTPYVALFSNISTLLGLLGTIMGLIEAFNAVANANPAEKADLLSASISVAMNTTAFGLMAGIPLLITHALLTARTGEIVDSLEMVSVKTLNIISEFAKRQAALAAK; via the coding sequence ATTGAAACCATGGTACGATTTTTTCAAACCGGTGGTGCATTCATGTATCCAATTTTGATCGTATTTGCGATCGGTTTGGCAATAGCGACTGAGCGATTCATCAAACTGGGTAGTGTTTCTCGAGCAAATCGTAAGGTTTGGGATGAGGTGCACCCTATGCTTGAAGAGGGTGACTTTGATAAAGCGCGTGAGCTAATAGCTGATGATACATCTACTATAGCAAGTTTATTAAATATGGGGCTTGCACGACAGGGGTCCGTGCGTAGACGTGATGATATTGAAATAGCAATGGAAGAGAGCATGATGGAGATAATTCCGCAGCTTGAAAAACGTACGCCCTATGTGGCCCTGTTTTCCAATATCTCTACATTGTTAGGTCTCTTAGGTACTATTATGGGTTTGATTGAGGCTTTTAATGCGGTTGCTAACGCTAATCCAGCTGAAAAAGCAGATCTTCTTTCTGCCAGTATTTCGGTTGCAATGAATACCACAGCATTTGGTTTGATGGCGGGTATTCCATTGTTAATTACCCATGCATTATTAACAGCCAGAACAGGTGAAATTGTAGATAGCCTGGAAATGGTTTCAGTTAAAACATTGAATATAATTTCTGAATTTGCTAAACGTCAAGCTGCTCTGGCTGCAAAATAA